A single window of Leptospira neocaledonica DNA harbors:
- a CDS encoding DJ-1/PfpI family protein: MEQIEVHILAFNEVEVLDLSGPYEVFSITENENKEKLFKVSIVAEKKELLYARNRFPVFPHLTLEEAGVPDILVIPGGYGAEEIEIHNKKLLGWIKEMEPKVKILASICTGAFLLAEAGILDGLEVTTHWMDQDTLRKNYPKIKKVANEKFIDHGHILTSGGVSRGILMSLYLVEKLVGKKISEFTARRMEFDSYLPS, translated from the coding sequence ATGGAGCAGATTGAAGTTCATATATTGGCATTTAACGAAGTGGAAGTTTTGGATCTTTCCGGTCCTTACGAGGTGTTTTCCATTACAGAGAATGAGAATAAGGAGAAATTATTCAAAGTTTCCATAGTTGCGGAGAAGAAGGAACTCCTATATGCAAGGAACCGTTTTCCTGTATTTCCTCATCTGACTTTGGAAGAGGCAGGCGTGCCGGATATTTTAGTGATCCCCGGAGGATACGGAGCAGAAGAAATCGAAATCCATAATAAAAAATTACTGGGATGGATCAAGGAAATGGAGCCTAAGGTAAAGATCTTAGCTTCTATTTGCACAGGCGCATTTTTATTAGCAGAGGCTGGTATTCTGGATGGACTGGAAGTCACCACTCATTGGATGGACCAAGATACTCTTCGTAAAAATTATCCTAAGATTAAAAAAGTAGCCAATGAAAAATTTATAGACCATGGACATATTTTGACTTCTGGCGGAGTTTCCAGAGGGATTTTGATGTCCTTATATCTGGTGGAAAAATTAGTGGGAAAGAAGATTTCAGAATTTACAGCAAGAAGAATGGAATTTGATTCGTACCTTCCATCTTAA
- a CDS encoding ArsR/SmtB family transcription factor, whose protein sequence is MNHALSHSNRLDATFAALSDPTRRAILARLANGEVSVMDLAKPFSMSQPAISKHLKVLERAGLISGIKDAQKRLRKIEAKPLAEATEWLENYRKFWEGRFNQLDSLIEELKLSKQTSPKRKNKKGE, encoded by the coding sequence ATGAATCATGCACTTAGTCATTCGAATCGATTAGATGCGACTTTTGCCGCCCTCTCAGACCCAACCAGAAGGGCGATCCTGGCACGTTTAGCCAACGGAGAGGTTTCCGTAATGGATCTGGCTAAACCGTTCTCCATGAGCCAACCAGCAATTTCTAAACATCTAAAAGTTTTGGAAAGAGCGGGACTCATCTCCGGGATCAAAGACGCACAAAAAAGATTACGCAAAATAGAAGCTAAACCTTTGGCAGAAGCCACCGAATGGTTGGAAAATTATAGAAAGTTCTGGGAAGGAAGATTCAATCAATTGGATTCACTGATAGAAGAATTAAAACTTTCTAAACAAACTTCCCCTAAACGTAAAAATAAAAAAGGAGAATAG
- a CDS encoding SRPBCC family protein, producing MSFIGTLKVEAKGDRELVMTREFDAEKNLVFDCFTKPELIKRWLYGPDGWTLDVCEVDLRVGGKYRYVWMFLKDGSTMGAGGTYKEISGPDKLVHTESFDEPWYPGEALLTTTFVEKSGRTYVTINVLYETKEGRDLVIKSPMEGGASQSYNRLETLLNTITLEGKK from the coding sequence ATGAGCTTTATTGGAACCTTAAAGGTAGAAGCGAAAGGAGACAGAGAACTAGTAATGACTCGGGAGTTCGATGCCGAGAAAAATCTGGTATTCGACTGTTTTACAAAGCCTGAATTAATCAAACGTTGGTTATACGGTCCTGACGGCTGGACCTTAGATGTATGCGAAGTAGATCTAAGAGTCGGCGGAAAATATAGATATGTTTGGATGTTTCTAAAAGACGGATCTACAATGGGAGCAGGAGGAACCTATAAGGAAATTTCCGGACCAGACAAACTAGTCCATACCGAATCTTTCGATGAACCTTGGTATCCTGGCGAAGCTTTACTCACGACAACATTTGTCGAAAAATCCGGCAGGACATATGTTACTATCAATGTTCTTTATGAAACCAAAGAAGGAAGAGATCTAGTTATTAAATCCCCGATGGAAGGGGGAGCTTCCCAAAGTTATAATCGTTTGGAAACTTTACTCAATACTATTACCTTAGAAGGAAAAAAATAA